From Macaca mulatta isolate MMU2019108-1 chromosome 1, T2T-MMU8v2.0, whole genome shotgun sequence, the proteins below share one genomic window:
- the TNFRSF18 gene encoding tumor necrosis factor receptor superfamily member 18 isoform X8 produces MCACGTLCCLALLCAASLGQRPTGGPGCGPGRLLLGTGKDARCCRVHPTRCCRDYQSEECCSEWDCVCVQPEFHCGDPCCTTCQHHPCPSGQGVQPQGKFSFGFRCVDCALGTFSRGHDGHCKPWTDCTQFGFLTVFPGNKTHNAVCVPGSPPAEPPGWLTIVLLAVAACVLLLTSAQLGLHIWQLRSQPTGPRETQLLLEVPPSTEDASSCQFPEEERGERLAEEKGRLGDLWV; encoded by the exons ATGTGTGCGTGCGGGACCCTGTGCTGCCTGGCGCTGCTGTGTGCGGCCAGCCTGGGTCAGCGCCCCACCGGGGGTCCCGGGTGCGGCCCTGGGCGCCTCCTGCTCGGGACGGGAAAGGACGCACGCTGCTGCCGCGTTCACCCGACGCGCTGCTGCCGCGATTACCAGA GCGAGGAGTGCTGCTCCGAGTGGGACTGCGTGTGTGTCCAGCCTGAATTCCACTGCGGAGACCCTTGCTGCACGACCTGCCAGCACCACCCTTGCCCCTCAGGCCAGGGGGTGCAGCCCCAGG GGAAATTCAGTTTTGGCTTCAGGTGTGTCGACTGTGCCTTGGGGACCTTCTCCAGGGGCCACGACGGCCACTGCAAACCTTGGACAGA CTGCACCCAGTTTGGGTTTCTCACCGTGTTCCCTGGAAACAAGACCCACAACGCCGTGTGCGTCCCAGGGTCCCCGCCGGCAGAGCCGCCTGGGTGGCTGACCATCGTCCTCCTGGCCGTGGCCGCCTGCGTCCTCCTCCTGACCTCGGCCCAGCTTGGACTGCACATCTGGCAGCTGAGGAGTCAGCCCACGGGGCCCCGAG AGACCCAGCTACTGCTGGAGGTGCCGCCGTCGACCGAAGACGCCAGCAGCTGCCAGTTCCCTGAGGAGGAGCGGGGCGAGCGGCTGGCAGAGGAGAAAGGGCGGCTGGGAGACCTGTGGGTGTGA
- the TNFRSF18 gene encoding tumor necrosis factor receptor superfamily member 18 isoform X6 — MQLQECPVPPFSAWAFPSSTRTVRPLRGGGGLSGSQAWDTHPVCPQRIPSEPALCPPSPIWAPSLPCAPRVLSGPRAWAPSLPWPQSWAIKDSVEWMMWGGIRLSSQTPDGPLHWPDSILIHPSNSSSFPPSFPPQSPDPAPGKFSFGFRCVDCALGTFSRGHDGHCKPWTDCTQFGFLTVFPGNKTHNAVCVPGSPPAEPPGWLTIVLLAVAACVLLLTSAQLGLHIWQLRSQPTGPRETQLLLEVPPSTEDASSCQFPEEERGERLAEEKGRLGDLWV, encoded by the exons ATGCAACTCCAGGAGTGTCCCGTCCCCCCTTTCTCGGCCTGGGCTTTTCCATCCAGCACGAGGACTGTGAGACCCCTGCGGGGCGGGGGGGGGCTGTCTGGCTCTCAAGCCTGGGACACCCATCCTGTCTGTCCTCAGCGAATACCGAGCGAGCCTGCCCTGTGCCCCCCGAGTCCTATCTGGGCCCCAAGCCTGCCCTGTGCCCCCCGAGTCCTGTCTGGGCCCCGAGCCTGGGCCCCGAGCCTGCCCT GGCCCCAGTCCTGGGCCATCAAGGACTCTGTTGAATGGATGATGTGGGGGGGCATTCGACTCAGCAGCCAGACCCCAGATGGACCCCTGCACTGGCCTGACTCCATCCTCATCCATCCCAGCAACTCCAGcagcttccctccctccttccctccccaatCCCCCGACCCCGCACCAGGGAAATTCAGTTTTGGCTTCAGGTGTGTCGACTGTGCCTTGGGGACCTTCTCCAGGGGCCACGACGGCCACTGCAAACCTTGGACAGA CTGCACCCAGTTTGGGTTTCTCACCGTGTTCCCTGGAAACAAGACCCACAACGCCGTGTGCGTCCCAGGGTCCCCGCCGGCAGAGCCGCCTGGGTGGCTGACCATCGTCCTCCTGGCCGTGGCCGCCTGCGTCCTCCTCCTGACCTCGGCCCAGCTTGGACTGCACATCTGGCAGCTGAGGAGTCAGCCCACGGGGCCCCGAG AGACCCAGCTACTGCTGGAGGTGCCGCCGTCGACCGAAGACGCCAGCAGCTGCCAGTTCCCTGAGGAGGAGCGGGGCGAGCGGCTGGCAGAGGAGAAAGGGCGGCTGGGAGACCTGTGGGTGTGA
- the TNFRSF18 gene encoding tumor necrosis factor receptor superfamily member 18 isoform X4 has product MCGVWGPGSCEAGQPRPCSGTTGHATPGVSRPPFLGLGFSIQHEDCETPAGRGGAVWLSSLGHPSCLSSANTERACPVPPESYLGPKPALCPPSPVWAPSLGPQSWAIKDSVEWMMWGGIRLSSQTPDGPLHWPDSILIHPSNSSSFPPSFPPQSPDPAPGKFSFGFRCVDCALGTFSRGHDGHCKPWTDCTQFGFLTVFPGNKTHNAVCVPGSPPAEPPGWLTIVLLAVAACVLLLTSAQLGLHIWQLRSQPTGPRETQLLLEVPPSTEDASSCQFPEEERGERLAEEKGRLGDLWV; this is encoded by the exons atgtgtggtgtgtggggtccTGGGTCCTGTGAGGCCGGGCAGCCCAGGCCATGCTCGGGCACCACGGGCCATGCAACTCCAGGAGTGTCCCGTCCCCCCTTTCTCGGCCTGGGCTTTTCCATCCAGCACGAGGACTGTGAGACCCCTGCGGGGCGGGGGGGGGCTGTCTGGCTCTCAAGCCTGGGACACCCATCCTGTCTGTCCTCAGCGAATACCGAGCGAGCCTGCCCTGTGCCCCCCGAGTCCTATCTGGGCCCCAAGCCTGCCCTGTGCCCCCCGAGTCCTGTCTGGGCCCCGAGCCTGG GGCCCCAGTCCTGGGCCATCAAGGACTCTGTTGAATGGATGATGTGGGGGGGCATTCGACTCAGCAGCCAGACCCCAGATGGACCCCTGCACTGGCCTGACTCCATCCTCATCCATCCCAGCAACTCCAGcagcttccctccctccttccctccccaatCCCCCGACCCCGCACCAGGGAAATTCAGTTTTGGCTTCAGGTGTGTCGACTGTGCCTTGGGGACCTTCTCCAGGGGCCACGACGGCCACTGCAAACCTTGGACAGA CTGCACCCAGTTTGGGTTTCTCACCGTGTTCCCTGGAAACAAGACCCACAACGCCGTGTGCGTCCCAGGGTCCCCGCCGGCAGAGCCGCCTGGGTGGCTGACCATCGTCCTCCTGGCCGTGGCCGCCTGCGTCCTCCTCCTGACCTCGGCCCAGCTTGGACTGCACATCTGGCAGCTGAGGAGTCAGCCCACGGGGCCCCGAG AGACCCAGCTACTGCTGGAGGTGCCGCCGTCGACCGAAGACGCCAGCAGCTGCCAGTTCCCTGAGGAGGAGCGGGGCGAGCGGCTGGCAGAGGAGAAAGGGCGGCTGGGAGACCTGTGGGTGTGA
- the TNFRSF18 gene encoding tumor necrosis factor receptor superfamily member 18 isoform X2 → MCACGTLCCLALLCAASLGQRPTGGPGCGPGRLLLGTGKDARCCRVHPTRCCRDYQSEECCSEWDCVCVQPEFHCGDPCCTTCQHHPCPSGQGVQPQGKFSFGFRCVDCALGTFSRGHDGHCKPWTDCTQFGFLTVFPGNKTHNAVCVPGSPPAEPPGWLTIVLLAVAACVLLLTSAQLGLHIWQLRSQPTGPRGQSQPGGGRWGPGCPLTVAPLQRPSYCWRCRRRPKTPAAASSLRRSGASGWQRRKGGWETCGCEPGHPPGPPTAASPSLGAPRAPNSALGRARLPWQQKWVQEGGSEQRPGPCRSAATAGPCRSERETQPWPPSSLTALLGWGLRTGGCARGCAVPRTGPGCLGPSINTCPVT, encoded by the exons ATGTGTGCGTGCGGGACCCTGTGCTGCCTGGCGCTGCTGTGTGCGGCCAGCCTGGGTCAGCGCCCCACCGGGGGTCCCGGGTGCGGCCCTGGGCGCCTCCTGCTCGGGACGGGAAAGGACGCACGCTGCTGCCGCGTTCACCCGACGCGCTGCTGCCGCGATTACCAGA GCGAGGAGTGCTGCTCCGAGTGGGACTGCGTGTGTGTCCAGCCTGAATTCCACTGCGGAGACCCTTGCTGCACGACCTGCCAGCACCACCCTTGCCCCTCAGGCCAGGGGGTGCAGCCCCAGG GGAAATTCAGTTTTGGCTTCAGGTGTGTCGACTGTGCCTTGGGGACCTTCTCCAGGGGCCACGACGGCCACTGCAAACCTTGGACAGA CTGCACCCAGTTTGGGTTTCTCACCGTGTTCCCTGGAAACAAGACCCACAACGCCGTGTGCGTCCCAGGGTCCCCGCCGGCAGAGCCGCCTGGGTGGCTGACCATCGTCCTCCTGGCCGTGGCCGCCTGCGTCCTCCTCCTGACCTCGGCCCAGCTTGGACTGCACATCTGGCAGCTGAGGAGTCAGCCCACGGGGCCCCGAGGTCAGTCACAGCctggtggggggaggtgggggccTGGCTGCCCGCTGACCGTGGCCCCTCTGCAGAGACCCAGCTACTGCTGGAGGTGCCGCCGTCGACCGAAGACGCCAGCAGCTGCCAGTTCCCTGAGGAGGAGCGGGGCGAGCGGCTGGCAGAGGAGAAAGGGCGGCTGGGAGACCTGTGGGTGTGAGCCTGGCCATCCTCCTGGGCCACCGACTGCAGCCAGCCCCTCCCTAGGAGCTCCCCGGGCTCCGAATTCTGCTCTGGGCCGGGCCCGGCTCCCCTGGCAGCAGAAGTGGGTGCaggaaggtggcagtgagcagcgCCCTGGACCATGCAGGTCGGCGGCCACAGCTGGGCCCtgcaggagtgagagagagacacagCCATGGCCCCCTTCCTCCCTTACAGCACTGCTGGGGTGGGGTCTTAGGACGGGAGGCTGTGCCCGCGGGTGTGCAGTGCCCAGGACGGGACCCGGCTGCTTGGGGCCTTCAATAAACACTTGTCCAGTGACCTGA
- the TNFRSF18 gene encoding tumor necrosis factor receptor superfamily member 18 isoform X3, with product MMWGGIRLSSQTPDGPLHWPDSILIHPSNSSSFPPSFPPQSPDPAPGKFSFGFRCVDCALGTFSRGHDGHCKPWTDCTQFGFLTVFPGNKTHNAVCVPGSPPAEPPGWLTIVLLAVAACVLLLTSAQLGLHIWQLRSQPTGPRGQSQPGGGRWGPGCPLTVAPLQRPSYCWRCRRRPKTPAAASSLRRSGASGWQRRKGGWETCGCEPGHPPGPPTAASPSLGAPRAPNSALGRARLPWQQKWVQEGGSEQRPGPCRSAATAGPCRSERETQPWPPSSLTALLGWGLRTGGCARGCAVPRTGPGCLGPSINTCPVT from the exons ATGATGTGGGGGGGCATTCGACTCAGCAGCCAGACCCCAGATGGACCCCTGCACTGGCCTGACTCCATCCTCATCCATCCCAGCAACTCCAGcagcttccctccctccttccctccccaatCCCCCGACCCCGCACCAGGGAAATTCAGTTTTGGCTTCAGGTGTGTCGACTGTGCCTTGGGGACCTTCTCCAGGGGCCACGACGGCCACTGCAAACCTTGGACAGA CTGCACCCAGTTTGGGTTTCTCACCGTGTTCCCTGGAAACAAGACCCACAACGCCGTGTGCGTCCCAGGGTCCCCGCCGGCAGAGCCGCCTGGGTGGCTGACCATCGTCCTCCTGGCCGTGGCCGCCTGCGTCCTCCTCCTGACCTCGGCCCAGCTTGGACTGCACATCTGGCAGCTGAGGAGTCAGCCCACGGGGCCCCGAGGTCAGTCACAGCctggtggggggaggtgggggccTGGCTGCCCGCTGACCGTGGCCCCTCTGCAGAGACCCAGCTACTGCTGGAGGTGCCGCCGTCGACCGAAGACGCCAGCAGCTGCCAGTTCCCTGAGGAGGAGCGGGGCGAGCGGCTGGCAGAGGAGAAAGGGCGGCTGGGAGACCTGTGGGTGTGAGCCTGGCCATCCTCCTGGGCCACCGACTGCAGCCAGCCCCTCCCTAGGAGCTCCCCGGGCTCCGAATTCTGCTCTGGGCCGGGCCCGGCTCCCCTGGCAGCAGAAGTGGGTGCaggaaggtggcagtgagcagcgCCCTGGACCATGCAGGTCGGCGGCCACAGCTGGGCCCtgcaggagtgagagagagacacagCCATGGCCCCCTTCCTCCCTTACAGCACTGCTGGGGTGGGGTCTTAGGACGGGAGGCTGTGCCCGCGGGTGTGCAGTGCCCAGGACGGGACCCGGCTGCTTGGGGCCTTCAATAAACACTTGTCCAGTGACCTGA
- the TNFRSF18 gene encoding tumor necrosis factor receptor superfamily member 18 isoform X9, whose amino-acid sequence MCACGTLCCLALLCAASLGQRPTGGPGCGPGRLLLGTGKDARCCRVHPTRCCRDYQSEECCSEWDCVCVQPEFHCGDPCCTTCQHHPCPSGQGVQPQGKFSFGFRCVDCALGTFSRGHDGHCKPWTDCTQFGFLTVFPGNKTHNAVCVPGSPPAEPPGWLTIVLLAVAACVLLLTSAQLGLHIWQLRKTQLLLEVPPSTEDASSCQFPEEERGERLAEEKGRLGDLWV is encoded by the exons ATGTGTGCGTGCGGGACCCTGTGCTGCCTGGCGCTGCTGTGTGCGGCCAGCCTGGGTCAGCGCCCCACCGGGGGTCCCGGGTGCGGCCCTGGGCGCCTCCTGCTCGGGACGGGAAAGGACGCACGCTGCTGCCGCGTTCACCCGACGCGCTGCTGCCGCGATTACCAGA GCGAGGAGTGCTGCTCCGAGTGGGACTGCGTGTGTGTCCAGCCTGAATTCCACTGCGGAGACCCTTGCTGCACGACCTGCCAGCACCACCCTTGCCCCTCAGGCCAGGGGGTGCAGCCCCAGG GGAAATTCAGTTTTGGCTTCAGGTGTGTCGACTGTGCCTTGGGGACCTTCTCCAGGGGCCACGACGGCCACTGCAAACCTTGGACAGA CTGCACCCAGTTTGGGTTTCTCACCGTGTTCCCTGGAAACAAGACCCACAACGCCGTGTGCGTCCCAGGGTCCCCGCCGGCAGAGCCGCCTGGGTGGCTGACCATCGTCCTCCTGGCCGTGGCCGCCTGCGTCCTCCTCCTGACCTCGGCCCAGCTTGGACTGCACATCTGGCAGCTGAGGA AGACCCAGCTACTGCTGGAGGTGCCGCCGTCGACCGAAGACGCCAGCAGCTGCCAGTTCCCTGAGGAGGAGCGGGGCGAGCGGCTGGCAGAGGAGAAAGGGCGGCTGGGAGACCTGTGGGTGTGA
- the TNFRSF18 gene encoding tumor necrosis factor receptor superfamily member 18 isoform X1, with translation MCGVWGPGSCEAGQPRPCSGTTGHATPGVSRPPFLGLGFSIQHEDCETPAGRGGAVWLSSLGHPSCLSSANTERACPVPPESYLGPKPALCPPSPVWAPSLGPQSWAIKDSVEWMMWGGIRLSSQTPDGPLHWPDSILIHPSNSSSFPPSFPPQSPDPAPGKFSFGFRCVDCALGTFSRGHDGHCKPWTDCTQFGFLTVFPGNKTHNAVCVPGSPPAEPPGWLTIVLLAVAACVLLLTSAQLGLHIWQLRSQPTGPRGQSQPGGGRWGPGCPLTVAPLQRPSYCWRCRRRPKTPAAASSLRRSGASGWQRRKGGWETCGCEPGHPPGPPTAASPSLGAPRAPNSALGRARLPWQQKWVQEGGSEQRPGPCRSAATAGPCRSERETQPWPPSSLTALLGWGLRTGGCARGCAVPRTGPGCLGPSINTCPVT, from the exons atgtgtggtgtgtggggtccTGGGTCCTGTGAGGCCGGGCAGCCCAGGCCATGCTCGGGCACCACGGGCCATGCAACTCCAGGAGTGTCCCGTCCCCCCTTTCTCGGCCTGGGCTTTTCCATCCAGCACGAGGACTGTGAGACCCCTGCGGGGCGGGGGGGGGCTGTCTGGCTCTCAAGCCTGGGACACCCATCCTGTCTGTCCTCAGCGAATACCGAGCGAGCCTGCCCTGTGCCCCCCGAGTCCTATCTGGGCCCCAAGCCTGCCCTGTGCCCCCCGAGTCCTGTCTGGGCCCCGAGCCTGG GGCCCCAGTCCTGGGCCATCAAGGACTCTGTTGAATGGATGATGTGGGGGGGCATTCGACTCAGCAGCCAGACCCCAGATGGACCCCTGCACTGGCCTGACTCCATCCTCATCCATCCCAGCAACTCCAGcagcttccctccctccttccctccccaatCCCCCGACCCCGCACCAGGGAAATTCAGTTTTGGCTTCAGGTGTGTCGACTGTGCCTTGGGGACCTTCTCCAGGGGCCACGACGGCCACTGCAAACCTTGGACAGA CTGCACCCAGTTTGGGTTTCTCACCGTGTTCCCTGGAAACAAGACCCACAACGCCGTGTGCGTCCCAGGGTCCCCGCCGGCAGAGCCGCCTGGGTGGCTGACCATCGTCCTCCTGGCCGTGGCCGCCTGCGTCCTCCTCCTGACCTCGGCCCAGCTTGGACTGCACATCTGGCAGCTGAGGAGTCAGCCCACGGGGCCCCGAGGTCAGTCACAGCctggtggggggaggtgggggccTGGCTGCCCGCTGACCGTGGCCCCTCTGCAGAGACCCAGCTACTGCTGGAGGTGCCGCCGTCGACCGAAGACGCCAGCAGCTGCCAGTTCCCTGAGGAGGAGCGGGGCGAGCGGCTGGCAGAGGAGAAAGGGCGGCTGGGAGACCTGTGGGTGTGAGCCTGGCCATCCTCCTGGGCCACCGACTGCAGCCAGCCCCTCCCTAGGAGCTCCCCGGGCTCCGAATTCTGCTCTGGGCCGGGCCCGGCTCCCCTGGCAGCAGAAGTGGGTGCaggaaggtggcagtgagcagcgCCCTGGACCATGCAGGTCGGCGGCCACAGCTGGGCCCtgcaggagtgagagagagacacagCCATGGCCCCCTTCCTCCCTTACAGCACTGCTGGGGTGGGGTCTTAGGACGGGAGGCTGTGCCCGCGGGTGTGCAGTGCCCAGGACGGGACCCGGCTGCTTGGGGCCTTCAATAAACACTTGTCCAGTGACCTGA
- the TNFRSF18 gene encoding tumor necrosis factor receptor superfamily member 18 isoform X7, whose amino-acid sequence MCACGTLCCLALLCAASLGQRPTGGPGCGPGRLLLGTGKDARCCRVHPTRCCRDYQSEECCSEWDCVCVQPEFHCGDPCCTTCQHHPCPSGQGVQPQGKFSFGFRCVDCALGTFSRGHDGHCKPWTDYCWRCRRRPKTPAAASSLRRSGASGWQRRKGGWETCGCEPGHPPGPPTAASPSLGAPRAPNSALGRARLPWQQKWVQEGGSEQRPGPCRSAATAGPCRSERETQPWPPSSLTALLGWGLRTGGCARGCAVPRTGPGCLGPSINTCPVT is encoded by the exons ATGTGTGCGTGCGGGACCCTGTGCTGCCTGGCGCTGCTGTGTGCGGCCAGCCTGGGTCAGCGCCCCACCGGGGGTCCCGGGTGCGGCCCTGGGCGCCTCCTGCTCGGGACGGGAAAGGACGCACGCTGCTGCCGCGTTCACCCGACGCGCTGCTGCCGCGATTACCAGA GCGAGGAGTGCTGCTCCGAGTGGGACTGCGTGTGTGTCCAGCCTGAATTCCACTGCGGAGACCCTTGCTGCACGACCTGCCAGCACCACCCTTGCCCCTCAGGCCAGGGGGTGCAGCCCCAGG GGAAATTCAGTTTTGGCTTCAGGTGTGTCGACTGTGCCTTGGGGACCTTCTCCAGGGGCCACGACGGCCACTGCAAACCTTGGACAGA CTACTGCTGGAGGTGCCGCCGTCGACCGAAGACGCCAGCAGCTGCCAGTTCCCTGAGGAGGAGCGGGGCGAGCGGCTGGCAGAGGAGAAAGGGCGGCTGGGAGACCTGTGGGTGTGAGCCTGGCCATCCTCCTGGGCCACCGACTGCAGCCAGCCCCTCCCTAGGAGCTCCCCGGGCTCCGAATTCTGCTCTGGGCCGGGCCCGGCTCCCCTGGCAGCAGAAGTGGGTGCaggaaggtggcagtgagcagcgCCCTGGACCATGCAGGTCGGCGGCCACAGCTGGGCCCtgcaggagtgagagagagacacagCCATGGCCCCCTTCCTCCCTTACAGCACTGCTGGGGTGGGGTCTTAGGACGGGAGGCTGTGCCCGCGGGTGTGCAGTGCCCAGGACGGGACCCGGCTGCTTGGGGCCTTCAATAAACACTTGTCCAGTGACCTGA
- the TNFRSF18 gene encoding tumor necrosis factor receptor superfamily member 18 isoform X5: protein MQLQECPVPPFSAWAFPSSTRTVRPLRGGGGLSGSQAWDTHPVCPQRIPSEPALCPPSPIWAPSLPCAPRVLSGPRAWAPSLPCAPRSWAIKDSVEWMMWGGIRLSSQTPDGPLHWPDSILIHPSNSSSFPPSFPPQSPDPAPGKFSFGFRCVDCALGTFSRGHDGHCKPWTDCTQFGFLTVFPGNKTHNAVCVPGSPPAEPPGWLTIVLLAVAACVLLLTSAQLGLHIWQLRSQPTGPRETQLLLEVPPSTEDASSCQFPEEERGERLAEEKGRLGDLWV from the exons ATGCAACTCCAGGAGTGTCCCGTCCCCCCTTTCTCGGCCTGGGCTTTTCCATCCAGCACGAGGACTGTGAGACCCCTGCGGGGCGGGGGGGGGCTGTCTGGCTCTCAAGCCTGGGACACCCATCCTGTCTGTCCTCAGCGAATACCGAGCGAGCCTGCCCTGTGCCCCCCGAGTCCTATCTGGGCCCCAAGCCTGCCCTGTGCCCCCCGAGTCCTGTCTGGGCCCCGAGCCTGGGCCCCGAGCCTGCCCTGTGCCCCCCGA TCCTGGGCCATCAAGGACTCTGTTGAATGGATGATGTGGGGGGGCATTCGACTCAGCAGCCAGACCCCAGATGGACCCCTGCACTGGCCTGACTCCATCCTCATCCATCCCAGCAACTCCAGcagcttccctccctccttccctccccaatCCCCCGACCCCGCACCAGGGAAATTCAGTTTTGGCTTCAGGTGTGTCGACTGTGCCTTGGGGACCTTCTCCAGGGGCCACGACGGCCACTGCAAACCTTGGACAGA CTGCACCCAGTTTGGGTTTCTCACCGTGTTCCCTGGAAACAAGACCCACAACGCCGTGTGCGTCCCAGGGTCCCCGCCGGCAGAGCCGCCTGGGTGGCTGACCATCGTCCTCCTGGCCGTGGCCGCCTGCGTCCTCCTCCTGACCTCGGCCCAGCTTGGACTGCACATCTGGCAGCTGAGGAGTCAGCCCACGGGGCCCCGAG AGACCCAGCTACTGCTGGAGGTGCCGCCGTCGACCGAAGACGCCAGCAGCTGCCAGTTCCCTGAGGAGGAGCGGGGCGAGCGGCTGGCAGAGGAGAAAGGGCGGCTGGGAGACCTGTGGGTGTGA